One segment of Solanum lycopersicum chromosome 1, SLM_r2.1 DNA contains the following:
- the LOC101244906 gene encoding nucleoside deaminase superfamily protein, which produces MEEANVVEAKDGTISVASAFAGHQEAVRDRDHKFLTQAVEEAYKGVECGDGGPFGAVVVCNDEVVVSCHNMVLKHTDPTAHAEVTAVREACKKLNRIELADCEIYASCEPCPMCFGAIHLSRIKRLVYGAKAEAAIAIGFDDFIADALRGTGFYQKAQLEIQKADGKGALIAEQVFEKTKEKFSLY; this is translated from the exons ATGGAAGAAGCAAATG TTGTTGAAGCTAAGGATGGAACTATCTCAGTAGCCTCTGCATTTGCTGGTCACCAAGAAG CTGTACGGGACAGAGACCACAAATTCTTGACACAAGCAGTCGAAGAAGCTTACAAAGGTGTAGAATGTGGAGATGGAGGCCCATTTGGTGCAGTTGTTGTTTGCAATGATGAAGTAGTTGTTAGCTGCCACAACATGGTTTTGAAGCATACTGACCCCACAGCTCATGCAGAGGTTACGGCAGTAAGAGAG GCATGTAAGAAGCTCAATCGAATTGAGCTTGCAGATTGTGAGATATATGCTTCTTGTGAGCCTTGTCCAATGTGCTTTGGTGCTATCCATCTATCACGCATCAAG AGGTTGGTATATGGAGCCAAAGCTGAAGCTGCAATTGCCATTGGGTTTGACGATTTCATTGCAGACGCTCTCAGAGGTACTGGATTCTATCAGAAAGCTCAGTTAGAGATCCAGAAAGCTGATGGTAAAGGAGCCCTAATAGCCGAGCAAGTATTTGAGAAGACCAAAGAAAAGTTCTCCCTTTAttga
- the LOC101245401 gene encoding probable transcription factor At5g28040, whose translation MDSVPNRHHQASYDNLDYEVDMDVEGDEDSTSSPSIAGEVTIAVAGVSTGDSGAGMMNPGKRPRIDDFAIPVILPGAVKKPSAGFDESRKLFQRLWTDEDEIELLRGFLDYTTQRGLNTSSPQHHYDTTAFYEQIKSKFQLDFNKNQLVEKLRRLKKKYRTVVSKMGSGKDFVFKSAHDQVTFDISNRIWSTGGSYARSSPGGGSVGFSAPPLEDGGVGLGLEEDLDVNPNPNPDSIVLYHSPKFNLNSNPNGIAIKTPRSHKRSPIPLEAVKVEHQPFQPPGIRINVQMPATNSNPVAAVPAAPPVSGVAAPQVSGVATPPVGGTAAPLVAGVAAPAPTTGAASVPNLIEETVRNCVSPIFKELLNNVANLNGSARGFGFGFGGIGMSPMGLGMSPMGLGFGGGAMSMEMMRDEKWRKQQMLELEVYSKRLELVQDQVKAQLEELRSMGSNT comes from the coding sequence ATGGATTCTGTACCAAATCGTCATCACCAGGCATCCTATGACAACCTCGATTACGAGGTTGATATGGATGTGGAAGGCGATGAGGATTCCACCTCTTCCCCCTCCATCGCCGGTGAGGTGACCATAGCCGTCGCCGGCGTGTCCACAGGAGATTCCGGAGCTGGAATGATGAATCCGGGCAAACGCCCAAGGATTGACGACTTCGCCATTCCGGTCATTCTGCCCGGAGCGGTAAAGAAGCCATCGGCTGGTTTTGACGAGTCTCGGAAGCTTTTCCAGAGGCTTTGGACGGATGAAGACGAGATTGAGCTGTTGCGTGGATTTTTGGACTACACCACCCAGCGGGGCTTGAACACGTCTTCCCCGCAGCACCATTACGACACGACTGCTTTTTATGAGCAGATCAAGAGCAAATTTCAGCTGGATTTTAACAAAAACCAGCTTGTGGAGAAACTCCGCCGACTGAAGAAGAAGTACAGGACTGTGGTGAGCAAGATGGGATCTGggaaggattttgtttttaaaagtgCTCATGATCAGGTAACTTTCGATATTTCTAACAGGATCTGGAGTACTGGAGGTTCTTATGCCCGTAGTAGCCCTGGAGGAGGTTCTGTTGGTTTCTCCGCCCCACCGCTAGAAGATGGGGGTGTTGGATTGGGATTGGAGGAGGACTTGGATGTTAACCCTAACCCGAATCCTGATTCAATTGTGCTTTATCATAGCCCTAAGTTTAACCTTAACTCTAACCCTAATGGAATTGCCATCAAaaccccaagatcacataaaaGGTCCCCAATACCTTTAGAAGCTGTTAAAGTTGAGCATCAGCCTTTTCAGCCACCTGGGATTCGCATTAATGTGCAAATGCCGGCCACAAACTCCAACCCAGTAGCAGCTGTCCCTGCTGCACCACCAGTGTCTGGAGTTGCTGCACCACAGGTGTCTGGAGTTGCTACACCACCTGTTGGTGGAACTGCTGCACCTTTGGTGGCTGGAGTTGCTGCACCAGCTCCCACCACGGGGGCTGCTTCTGTGCCTAACCTTATTGAGGAAACAGTGAGGAACTGTGTGTCACCTATTTTCAAGGAGCTGTTGAACAATGTGGCCAATTTGAATGGGTCTGCTAGAGggtttggctttggctttggagGAATTGGGATGAGTCCGATGGGGCTGGGGATGAGTCCAATGGGGCTGGGGTTTGGGGGAGGTGCAATGAGCATGGAAATGATGAGGGATGAGAAATGGAGGAAGCAACAGATGCTGGAGCTGGAGGTGTATTCGAAGAGATTGGAACTTGTTCAGGATCAGGTGAAAGCACAATTGGAGGAGCTGAGATCAATGGGAAGTAACACTTGA
- the LOC101245698 gene encoding uncharacterized protein, with protein sequence MASATSRASFTFNLSSSPSLTQPSTLKTKTHLTLPPFHIKSHSVSSFYRYPKPQFNLQPKSIDVSQEDKPISEQPITETPTSESEQEQEEEEKFDSRRLEEKFAVLNTGIYECRSCGYKYNEATGDPSYPIPPGLPFDKLPEDWRCATCGAAKSFFDSKSVEIAGFAQNQQYGLGGNTLTSGQKALLIYGGLLLGFVFFLSGYFLQ encoded by the coding sequence ATGGCTTCAGCAACTAGTAGAGCTTCCTTCACATTCAACCTATCTTCATCACCTTCACTGACACAACCATCCACTCTAAAAACCAAAACCCATCTCACACTCCCACCATTTCACATCAAATCCCACTCAGtttcatctttttacagatACCCAAAACCCCAATTCAATCTACAACCCAAATCTATTGATGTCTCCCAAGAAGACAAACCCATCTCAGAACAACCGATTACCGAGACACCCACTTCGGAATCCGAGCAGGAgcaggaggaggaggagaaatTTGACAGTAGGAGGCTTGAGGAGAAGTTTGCAGTGCTGAATACTGGGATTTATGAGTGTAGGTCTTGTGGGTACAAGTACAATGAAGCTACTGGAGACCCCTCTTATCCTATTCCTCCTGGGTTGCCGTTTGATAAGCTTCCGGAGGATTGGAGGTGTGCGACTTGCGGTGCTGCGAAGAGTTTCTTTGATAGCAAGAGTGTGGAGATTGCTGGGTTTGCCCAGAATCAGCAGTATGGGTTAGGTGGTAATACTCTTACTTCTGGCCAAAAGGCACTGCTTATATATGGTGGATTGCTTTTGGGATTTGTGTTCTTCTTGTCTGGTTATTTCCTTCAATAA